The segment AGCCGCTTTTCACAGGATACACAGGGCATCGGGCTGGGTCTGCCGCTGGCAAAAGCCGTTGTGGAAGCCCATCACGGCACCATTGAAGTAGACAGCGAGCTGGGAAAGGGCACGACCTTTACTCTGAATTTTCCGATTCCTACAAAATTGTAGGCTGCGTGTAGGCTTGCAGTAAGGTTGACGTGTTATCCTTTTCTGCACAGACAGAGATCATCCGTCTGAATCGAAGGAACCTGCAAAGTGAGGGATACACTATGGAACTATTAGAAGTCAACCATCTCTGCAAGACCTACGGCAGCGGAGAAACCGCTGTCCATGCGCTGAAAGATGTTAGCTTTTCAGTGCCGAAAGGCGAATATGTGGCGGTCGTTGGCGAATCCGGCTCTGGCAAAAGCACCCTGCTCAACCTGATTGGCGGACTGGATATGCCGACTTCCGGCAAGGTGCTGATTGATGGCAAGGATGTTTTTGCCATGAAAGACCGGGAGCTGACGATCTTCCGCCGCCGCAATATCGGTTTTATCTTTCAGGCATTCAACCTCATCCCGGAACTGACCGTAGAACAGAACATCCTGTTCCCGGTGCTGTTGGACTACCAAAAGCCGGACAGGGCATATCTGGAAGAACTGCTGACCGTGCTGAATCTGAAAGACCGTCGGAAGCATCTGCCAAGC is part of the Faecalibacterium sp. HTF-F genome and harbors:
- a CDS encoding ABC transporter ATP-binding protein; the protein is MELLEVNHLCKTYGSGETAVHALKDVSFSVPKGEYVAVVGESGSGKSTLLNLIGGLDMPTSGKVLIDGKDVFAMKDRELTIFRRRNIGFIFQAFNLIPELTVEQNILFPVLLDYQKPDRAYLEELLTVLNLKDRRKHLPSQLSGGQQQRVAIGRALMTRPSLILADEPTGNLDTQNTSEVIALLKETSRKYEQTILMITHNRSIAQTADRVLQVSDGCLTDFGRCRE